One window from the genome of Pseudanabaena yagii GIHE-NHR1 encodes:
- a CDS encoding permease has translation MNQLLSAFTLFLSLLVEAIPFLLMGVLLSGALLIFVDERKLIKILPKNPFLGALAGSLLGFMFPVCECGNVPVARRLISQGAPISVAVSFLLAAPTINPVVIWATWTAFRDQPEIAVLRVVLSLANAAIVSMIFSAQKDLRPILQPNIAIALPAPKVKVGAVPTGTFFLGEDRSQPLDLSGYNTESNQIITKSLPDRLNLLLDNTLAEMRELGAILVFGSAIAAIIQVWVPRDIILNLGQGPVSSIVSMMILAAIVSICSTVDAFFALSFASTFTGGSLLAFLVFGPTIDLKAIGLILTIFQKRAVIYMFLLTAQLTFLSCLFINFQIR, from the coding sequence ATGAACCAACTTCTGAGCGCCTTTACTTTATTTTTAAGTCTCCTTGTTGAAGCAATTCCCTTTTTGCTGATGGGCGTTTTGCTGTCTGGGGCTTTATTAATATTTGTAGATGAACGCAAGCTTATTAAGATCTTACCCAAAAATCCTTTTTTAGGTGCTTTGGCAGGGAGCCTCCTCGGTTTTATGTTTCCTGTGTGCGAATGTGGCAACGTGCCTGTGGCAAGGCGATTGATTTCTCAAGGTGCGCCGATTTCGGTAGCGGTAAGTTTTTTGTTGGCGGCTCCGACGATTAATCCTGTCGTAATTTGGGCAACTTGGACAGCATTTCGCGACCAGCCTGAAATTGCCGTGCTGCGAGTAGTTTTATCCCTAGCAAATGCGGCGATTGTATCAATGATATTTAGCGCTCAAAAAGATTTACGTCCGATTTTGCAGCCAAATATTGCGATCGCCTTGCCTGCCCCCAAAGTTAAAGTTGGTGCTGTGCCTACAGGTACATTTTTCTTAGGGGAAGATCGCAGTCAGCCTTTAGATTTATCAGGCTATAACACTGAAAGTAATCAAATTATTACGAAATCTTTGCCCGATCGCTTAAATCTATTGTTAGACAATACCCTTGCAGAAATGCGCGAATTAGGCGCAATTTTGGTGTTTGGGAGTGCGATCGCGGCGATCATTCAGGTATGGGTTCCTCGCGATATTATTCTCAATTTGGGGCAGGGACCAGTTAGCTCGATCGTGTCCATGATGATTTTGGCGGCGATCGTTTCCATTTGCTCAACGGTGGATGCATTTTTTGCCCTATCCTTTGCGTCAACTTTTACAGGTGGATCGTTGCTAGCCTTTTTGGTGTTTGGCCCGACGATCGATCTTAAAGCGATCGGTTTGATCTTAACGATTTTCCAAAAACGCGCCGTTATCTATATGTTTTTGCTAACTGCCCAACTCACCTTTTTAAGTTGTCTGTTTATCAATTTCCAAATTCGTTAA
- a CDS encoding HEAT repeat domain-containing protein, whose amino-acid sequence MNAQEPPEIPKIPPNSKFIPPKLEDYRIPVSPGYAVSDNRHILSAPELGGESAILAEFDAAARSDHFSIALQKIIRCRENVVPALLDRLESDEVSISKKAAIALGYLRSPLAINPLIEATKNPNRQIIWQAASALSWIGSAEAINALISLLRHPSIQVQAAVAKALGRASLPAVSPLVDALKYSDDIVKVHAAHSLGQISSPLAVTTLIEALKHGSKSVRFEAAWALGQIKSPLSAHPLASLLTENDISVQSQAVQALKNIGVPAIAPVAQMLKNSSSHTRSVAARTLGQIGMEEVVPLLAKVLKEDDYAYVRCDAASALGEIGTHDAVFYLSQFLKDRDRSVRKAVERALIHINSPEAQEILHSHRHTISIPNYSVSNLRDFGDESDYTTIQG is encoded by the coding sequence ATGAATGCTCAAGAACCACCTGAAATACCCAAAATCCCGCCGAATTCAAAATTTATTCCACCAAAGCTTGAAGATTATCGGATTCCTGTATCTCCGGGGTATGCAGTTTCCGACAATCGTCATATTCTGTCTGCTCCTGAATTAGGGGGGGAGTCAGCAATTCTTGCTGAGTTTGATGCGGCTGCTCGTTCTGATCATTTTTCGATCGCACTTCAAAAAATTATTCGCTGTCGTGAAAATGTTGTTCCTGCATTGCTTGATCGCTTAGAGAGCGACGAAGTTTCCATCTCCAAAAAAGCAGCGATCGCCCTAGGATATTTGCGATCGCCTTTAGCTATTAATCCCCTCATCGAAGCAACTAAAAATCCTAATCGACAAATTATTTGGCAGGCAGCCTCGGCACTGAGCTGGATCGGCAGTGCTGAAGCCATTAATGCCTTAATCAGTTTATTGCGTCACCCATCGATCCAAGTGCAAGCGGCTGTAGCCAAAGCCTTAGGGCGCGCAAGTCTACCTGCGGTATCACCTCTAGTAGATGCCCTCAAGTACAGCGATGATATTGTCAAAGTCCATGCAGCCCACTCCCTAGGTCAGATTAGCTCACCCCTAGCAGTGACTACCCTGATCGAAGCGCTCAAACATGGTAGTAAGTCCGTAAGGTTTGAAGCAGCTTGGGCCTTAGGACAGATTAAATCACCGCTATCAGCCCATCCTCTTGCTAGCCTATTAACCGAGAATGATATCAGTGTGCAATCGCAAGCTGTGCAAGCTCTGAAAAATATTGGTGTTCCTGCGATCGCACCTGTCGCCCAAATGCTCAAAAATTCTTCTAGTCATACCCGCAGCGTTGCTGCCCGTACTCTAGGACAAATTGGGATGGAGGAAGTTGTCCCACTACTGGCTAAAGTCCTAAAAGAGGATGATTATGCCTATGTACGTTGTGATGCGGCTTCAGCATTGGGGGAAATTGGTACTCATGATGCCGTATTTTATCTTTCGCAATTCCTCAAAGATCGCGATCGCTCTGTACGCAAAGCGGTGGAGAGAGCCTTAATTCATATCAATTCCCCTGAAGCACAGGAAATTCTCCATAGTCATAGACACACTATTTCCATACCCAATTATTCCGTATCAAATCTGAGGGATTTTGGTGACGAATCAGACTATACGACGATTCAAGGTTGA
- the acs gene encoding acetate--CoA ligase, which produces MSQPTIESVLQERRLFEPSAEFSQAAHIKSLEEYKQIYDRAAADPAAFWADLADKELHWFEKWHTVLDWQPPSVKWFDGGKINISYNCLDRHLTTWRKNKAALIWEGENGDSRTLTYAQLHREVCQFANALKQLGIKKGDRVGIYMPMIPEAAIAMLACARIGAVHGVVFGGFSAEALRDRLVDAEAKLVITADGGWRKDVIVPLKDQVDKAIANGAVPSVTDVLVVKRTGQHIPMSAGRDHWWHDLQQGVSAKCEAEPMESEDMLFVLYTSGSTGKPKGVVHTTAGYNLYSHMTTKWIFDLKDTDVYWCTADVGWITGHSYIVYGPLSNGATTLMYEGAPRASNLGCFWDVIEKYQVTVFYTAPTAIRSFIKMGEHHPNTRDLTSLRLLGTVGEPINPEAWMWYHRVIGGSRCPIVDTWWQTETGGIMITALPGAIPTKPGSATLPFPGIIPDIVDLDGNPANDNEGGYLVVRHPWPGMMRTVYGDPERFRKSYWEHIPPKDGKYVYFAGDGARKDEDGYYWVMGRVDDVINVAGHRLGTMEIESALVSHPAVAEAAVVGKPDEVKGEDIFAFVILEGDRQPSEELAKELKKHVVSEIGAIARPSEIRFAEALPKTRSGKIMRRLLRSLASGQEITSDTSTLEDRSILDKLREGA; this is translated from the coding sequence ATGTCTCAACCCACGATTGAATCAGTTTTACAAGAAAGGCGCTTATTTGAGCCATCGGCTGAGTTCTCACAAGCTGCTCACATTAAGAGTCTAGAAGAATATAAACAAATATATGACCGTGCCGCCGCCGATCCTGCTGCCTTCTGGGCAGACCTCGCGGATAAAGAATTGCATTGGTTTGAGAAATGGCACACCGTTCTCGATTGGCAGCCCCCATCGGTGAAATGGTTTGATGGCGGCAAAATCAATATTTCCTATAACTGCCTCGATCGCCACTTGACCACATGGCGCAAAAATAAAGCGGCGTTAATTTGGGAAGGGGAAAATGGCGATTCGCGCACCCTCACCTATGCCCAACTCCATCGCGAAGTCTGCCAGTTTGCCAATGCTCTCAAGCAATTAGGAATTAAAAAAGGCGATCGCGTAGGTATTTATATGCCGATGATTCCTGAAGCCGCGATCGCCATGCTTGCCTGTGCCAGAATCGGCGCAGTGCATGGGGTAGTATTTGGCGGCTTCAGTGCGGAAGCTTTGCGCGATCGCCTTGTGGATGCTGAAGCCAAACTAGTCATCACCGCCGATGGGGGATGGCGCAAGGATGTCATCGTGCCATTAAAAGATCAAGTGGATAAAGCGATCGCTAATGGCGCAGTTCCTTCCGTTACCGATGTACTGGTCGTGAAGCGGACAGGACAGCATATCCCCATGAGCGCAGGTCGCGATCATTGGTGGCATGACCTCCAGCAAGGCGTTTCCGCTAAATGCGAAGCCGAGCCAATGGAAAGCGAAGATATGTTGTTCGTTCTCTATACTTCAGGAAGCACAGGCAAACCGAAGGGAGTCGTGCATACCACCGCAGGCTATAACCTCTATAGCCACATGACCACCAAATGGATTTTCGATCTTAAGGATACCGATGTCTATTGGTGTACTGCGGATGTGGGCTGGATTACAGGACATAGCTACATTGTCTATGGTCCTCTCTCCAATGGGGCAACGACCTTAATGTACGAAGGCGCACCGAGAGCTTCTAATCTCGGTTGTTTCTGGGATGTGATTGAGAAGTATCAGGTCACAGTCTTCTATACTGCACCGACTGCGATTCGTTCCTTTATCAAAATGGGTGAACATCATCCTAATACTCGCGATTTAACTTCCCTGCGTCTATTGGGAACTGTGGGCGAACCAATTAATCCCGAAGCTTGGATGTGGTATCACCGTGTGATCGGCGGTAGCCGTTGCCCAATTGTCGATACATGGTGGCAAACGGAAACGGGTGGAATCATGATTACGGCTTTACCGGGGGCAATTCCCACCAAACCCGGTTCAGCAACTCTTCCATTCCCTGGCATCATTCCCGATATTGTCGATCTTGATGGCAATCCTGCTAATGATAACGAAGGCGGCTATCTAGTCGTGCGTCATCCTTGGCCGGGGATGATGCGAACGGTTTACGGCGATCCAGAGAGATTCCGTAAGAGCTATTGGGAACATATTCCGCCCAAGGATGGTAAGTATGTCTACTTTGCGGGTGATGGCGCTCGCAAGGATGAGGATGGCTATTACTGGGTGATGGGTCGTGTGGATGATGTGATCAATGTGGCAGGACACCGTTTAGGCACAATGGAAATTGAATCAGCGCTCGTTTCCCATCCTGCGGTGGCGGAAGCTGCCGTAGTCGGTAAGCCCGATGAGGTCAAGGGTGAGGATATCTTTGCCTTTGTAATTCTTGAAGGCGATCGCCAACCTAGCGAGGAACTGGCGAAGGAACTTAAAAAGCACGTTGTCTCAGAAATTGGCGCGATCGCACGTCCGAGTGAGATTCGCTTTGCCGAGGCATTACCAAAAACGCGATCTGGCAAAATTATGCGGCGCTTATTGCGATCGCTAGCCTCTGGTCAAGAAATCACCAGCGACACTTCCACTTTAGAAGATCGTTCGATTTTAGACAAACTGCGCGAAGGTGCATAG